The nucleotide window TGAACACGGTGCACACTTCCGGATGGCCGGGGTCGTTTTTGCGAACCTTTCTGGTGTCGGTTACTGCGGTGCGCATTTTTTTTGCAATCTCCTCCAGGCTGTCCGAGAGCAGAATGGTGTTGCCAAGGGATTTGGACATTTTTGCCTTTCCGTCAAGCCCCGGCAGTCGCGAGAATTTTGTGATTTTCGGCGCTGGTTCAGGGAATACCTCTCCCAAAATAGGGTGCTGGTAGAGGTTGTTGAAGCGGCGGGCAATCTCCCTGGTGATCTCCACATGAGGGAGCTGATCTTCACCGACAGGAACAACATTGCCTTTATAGAGCAGTATATCAGCCGCCTGCAGGACGGGGTAACCGAGATGACCGTAGGTCAGTGACTCCATATTCAGGTCACGAATCTGATCTTTCAGGGTCGGGTTCCTTTCGAGGCGCGATGAGGTGATGAGCATCGAAAAGAGCAGAAAGAGTTCAGTGTGCTCCTTGACCTGTGACTGACGGAAAACCGGGCTTTTTTCAGGGTCTACCCCTGCGGCCAGCCAGTCAATGAGCATGTCAAGCGTGTTTGTATAGATTTCACCGGTTTCAAGTGACGTTGTCAGATTGTGATAATCGGCGATCAGAAAGCAGGTTTCATAGACCCGTTCGCCCGCTTCGTTTCTCTGATTCTGTTGCTCAACCCATGATTCAAGCGCTCCGGTATAGTGACCAAGATGGAGCTTGCCGGTCGGCCGCATACCGCTTAAAATTCGAAGTGTTCCCATAAAAGTTTTGTTGCCGCGTCAACCGGCAGAACGTGCGGCTGTTTCAGGCGGGGTCGTGGTTTTTATAAAGCTCTGAATGCCCAAGAAGTTATAACAGTTCACAGAAAGATAAAAGGGCTTTGTTTGTTTTTTGTATTGCTTGCACTATATTATCCAACTTGTTTCAGGTTCGTATCAAAAAGAAGAATTTGAAACCGATATATTAGGAGAGTAAGTCCTATACAACATTCAGTTACCCAACCATGTCAGATCCGGAAGGAAGCAGCATCCGGTAATATGAATGTGTGATATAGTTAGCTTACTCTCTTTTTTTATTTACCCAATTATAAACCACGTCGGGAGCAGAAATGGAATCAGGAGTCAGAAAAGAGGAGTTACTGAGCGCACCGGTCCGCCATATTGATATCAAGCAGCTGAATATTGTTCCACTTATAGACCAGATGAACGATACGGCTTTTCAGGCCAGAAATCTTGCAAGGGCAGCTTCGATTCTTGACCTTATGCAGCAGGACAAGGAGTGCGCCGTTATTTTGACCCTTGCCGGTTCATTGATCAGTGCCGGACTGAAGCAGGTTATTATTGACATGATCGACAACCACATGGTTGATGCCATTGTCTCCACCGGCGCCAATATTGTTGACCAGGACTTTTTTGAAGCGCTCGGCTTCAGGCACTACAAGGGAACCCCCTTTATTGATGATGCCATTCTCCGTGATATGCACATCGACCGTATTTACGATACCTATATCGATGAGGATGATCTCCGGGTCTGTGATGACACGACAGCGATCATAGCCAACTCCATGAAGCCGGGAAGCTACTCCTCCCGTGAGTTCATTGTGGAGATGGCCAAATACATCGAAGCCAACAACCACGACAAAAACTCCATCGTCTACAAGGCCTACGAAAAAGGGGTGCCGATCTTCTGCCCCGCATTCTCGGACTGCTCCGCAGGCTTCGGACTGGTGCATCATCAGTGGCACAATCCGGAGAACCATGTTGCCATCGACTCGGTAAAGGATTTCCGCGAACTCACGAAAATCAAGATCGAGAACGACAGAACCGGTATTTTTATGATCGGCGGCGGCGTACCGAAAAACTTTACACAGGATATTGTTGTTGCAGCTGAGGTACTTGGTTACGAAGACGTATCCATGCACACCTATGCCGTCCAGATTACCGTTGCCGACGAGCGTGATGGTGCGCTTTCCGGCTCAACCCTCAAGGAGGCCAGCTCGTGGGGCAAGGTTGATACGGTTTATGAGCAGATGGTCTTTGCCGAAGCAACCATTGCCCTGCCGCTCATCGCCGGTTATGCCTACCACAAACGCAACTGGGAGGGTCGCAAGGCTAAAAATTTCAACGCCATGCTTGAAGGTTAACCTGTAGATTAAGGAGATGCCCTGATGAAATTTTTTATTGATACCGCTAACCTTGATGAAATTCACGCCGCACGCGAACTTGGTGTTCTTGACGGTGTGACCACCAATCCTTCACTGATTGCAAAAATCGTCGGTGACCCGGCGAACTTTACCTATCAGGATTTCAAGGATCATATTGCCCGGATCTGCGATATTGTTGACGGCCCGGTCAGTGCCGAGGTGACAACACTCAAGGCGCAGGAGATGATTATCGAGGGTGAGGATCTGGCAGCCATTCACGACAATGTGGTTGTCAAATGCCCCCTGACCATTGACGGCCTGCAGGCTATCCGCCATTTTTCAGAGAAAGGGATCAAAACAAACGCAACGCTTGTCTTTTCGCCCAACCAGGCGCTCCTTGCCGCCAAGGCCGGAGCAAGCTATGTGAGCCCCTTTGTCGGGAGGCTGGACGATATCAGCACCGAAGGGATGACCCTTGTCGAGCAGATTGTCACCATCTACGACAACTACGGCTACATGACCGAGGTTATTGTTGCAAGCGTGCGCCATCCGCAGCATGTTGTTGACTCTGCATTGATCGGAGCCGATATTGCAACCATCCCTTTCAGTGTAATCCGCCAGCTTGTCAACCACCCGCTGACCGACCTCGGCCTGAAAAAGTTTATGGAAGACGCCTCGGTTATGAAGAAGTAACCCTCCCGCTCTCTCTGCCGGTTCAGCAAGCCTGAAGTGCTGAACCGGTTTTACTTGCTGCTTTAATGAGCCAAAGCCCGGCTGACAGCTTCAGGTTCATGGGCAATGACGGTCAGGAGAATCCGTGCTGAACGGTCAGGCTGACGGCGTTTTTGCTCCCAGTCCTGTACCGCTCGAACATCAAAACCAAACCGCAAAGAAAATTCGGGTTGCGTAAGTCCCAGGCGGGTTCGGATCGACTTGACGTCAACCTCCTCCGGAACATGGGCAATAAATCCTTCGCTGATTTCACCACGAGCATAGGTCAGGGCCTGAGAGGCGGATTTGATCAGTTTACTTCCTGCTTTTGACATGGTTTTTAACTCCTTTGCCTTCGCCTAAATAATCTGGCGTTGCAATTGATGTACGGCAATGCCGTATGTCGTGCAAGAGGAATTTTGTGAGGGATGATTCAAGATGCAATCAGTTCAGCGGTGCTTGATTAGACCGTGTCGGAGCAGGGTTGTTCTCATCGGAAAAGGGCTGGATGTTCAGTGTCGCCCGTGCGCAATGTTTCCGGGATGGTGATGAAAGCGTTATATTGAGGGCATGGAAAAAGTAAACAGAAGAGAGATGAAGCAGACGCTTGCACAAACCCATCCAAAGCTTCAGTCAGCAGCAGGAATGAAAGAGATGCTGTTTCGTGAAGTTGTTAGCTCTTCAAAAATCGAGGGGATCAGGAACGCCAAAGCTGCTCTTAATAAATGGTACAAGGAAGAGGTATCAGGCAAGCAAAGCATTTCGAAGAAGATCCCTCATCAGCACAAGGTTTAGCTTTTGTATAGCTGAAACATACTCATCGAATCGCTTTTCGATGACACTCCAGTCGAATCCGTTATAACCTGCCTGAACAGCCATCAAGGTTGCAACCAACCTTGCCGTCCGACCGTTTCCCTCCCTGAATGGATGGATAAAGAGCAATTCAAGATGAACCAGTGCTGTTTTTGCTAAGACTTCCTCTTGTGTGCCGGAGCAGGGTGTATTGGGCTTAAGGATTGTTTCTTCAAACGTCTCCAACGATTGGGTTAAAAACCGCGCAGCGGGAAAGGTAAATCCCTCTTTTGAGAGGTTGACTACCCGGTGACGTCCTGCCCAGGAGTAGATCGATCCGAAAAAGGCTTGATGAATCGCATCAATATCGGCCATACTCAGTTGCTGATCGGCAGCGAAATTGTGCATGGTAAATTGAAATGCTCTGGCGTAAGCTGCGACTTCGGCATCGTCGATTTCCTTTTTCGATTTCAGTCCAAGAAGATTTTTCAAGACCGCAGCGTTCGATCCGGGTTCCTACTCACCGGTATCAGTGGCATGGTATTTTATGCTGATTTTTTTAGCCATAAGCGAGAGTTATCTTTTCGTCACAAGATAAGAAGTCTCGATTTATGTTGAATCAGAAATTATAGTGACACTGTTGGTCATGTCACTCCTGCTATGTCCACCTTTCACCCGTTAAGAGACCCATTTACACCCGATTCCGGATCAGGCACTCACCATATCGAAAGGCGCGAGAACCTCTCGTTGAGCAAATAACTACCCGTTATTAATACCGTCCCCTAATTGCGTTCCTGATCCGCCGATGTAAAAACGCCGGACTTCCTGAACCTGAAATCAGGCTTGACGGAGACTCTTTTGTGTTGACAATCCGGAGGAAAACGTCTGACTCAGGGGCCCAGTCGGGGGCCCAGTCCGAAGCGATTCTGAAGAATCTTGGAACAGAACCGTTATCGGCTGCCGAACTTGCTGTGGCTTTGGGGCTTCAGTCAAAAACCGGTGCTTTCAAGCGAACCTTACAGAAACTGGTCGAAAGTGGACAGGTCGAATATACCATCCCGGAAAAACCCACCACTCGCCTACAGAAATACCGGCTCACCGAAAAAGGCCGCAGATTACTTGAAGAGTTGGGCAAAGGAGGCGGTCAGTCATAACTATTCTCACGCCAACCGGACAAGTCGAGACCTAAGGGACCGTCAGGGGTTGACCATGCCGTCAAATGATCCCGCAAGGTTTCGGCGCGAGCTGATGAAATAAGTGCCCTGCAGTCCGCAATAAAGAATTCAGCATCCAGAGTTCAAAATCTTCCTGTTCAAGCCTCCTTGGAGGCGAAACATTGGTAGCAAATACAGTAAATCATGAACGTCCCCTCGGGCTCCCGATACTAAACAGGGCTCTGAGTTTACTATTCACCCTCTAATATTTATCGGGATGGATATCGGAAGATTGCCGGATTGATAAAAGGGCGGGATTGTTTGTTTAGCGGAAAAACTTGAATGGCTGAGAGGTTCAGCGGTGCTTGATTGATCTGGACTGGATGGGGTATTTAGTTATGATAAAATACATTATCACAACTAAATATAAAAGAAATGATTGCCAATAACACATGCTGATGGGTATTGGTGAATGCTATTTTAGTCTTATTTTTTGCGCAGAACCGCTGAAAAATATATGCGATTAGATACATTAATTAACAACCTGATGCTGTCTATATCGGCATAAATCAAGTTTTACATACACGGTATCCCTCTTAACAAAAATATCGCAAGTGTATTTTGAGGGAAATTTTGAGAATTTTTACTCCGAAAGCGCGTTCTGCGTTTAAACAATTAGACAAACTCCTCAGTAGTATGAGATTTCCAATAATACTAAAAAGGAATACTGGAAAGTCTCCCTTGTAATGAATGCGAATAAAAACTCTCAAAGAACGAGGAATACTTCGCTGTCATCTGATACTGCAAACCAACCATGTCTACCATTCCCCTGTTGAAATCACGAGTGTTTATAATGATAATTTCTTAATTTAATACGGTTTTAAAAGCAGTAATTCTTGTTGAAGGTCGGCAATAATTTATGCCAGAAGCTAAGGGCTTCGATTTGGCGCAAAGAGGGAGTTATGCTCAATGGTAGGTTTAACGTAGGAGCAGTTCTCAGCCAAGCTCGGGCTTCCTTTCTTGATCGTGAACCGTTGGCAGCTCGGCAAGAGTAAGCGCTTGCCTTTGGCCTTGCGGCGAATCGAGAAGTTAATGGGGTACATAGAATAGATTGGAGAACATGAACTTATCCTTATCAAATGGGAGATGTACTCATGACAAAAGGTAACCAATTCCTTCCTGATGGTGAACCACCTCAAAAAGGGTCAAACAACAGTGAACCAAATCATGAGGGTCTAACCCCAAGTGATGTATTTATCTCTTTTTTGACTGCGCTCGGTATTCTTGTAGGTACTTCGTCGTGGATGATTATTCAAAATCAGACGATCATACCTATCATATTGTGTGTAATTATCTCAGGATTTCTACTTATTTGCTCTTGGCCTTGCGCGAAGAACGGATGGTTGGGTGGATATGGAAGATTCGGGAATCGCCTATGGTCATTCCCTAGTCTTTGGTACGTCGTTTTTCTAGTTGGAACTTATTTTGCGGTACTAACAGCAATCAACCAATCGATACAGTCTAATAGTAATAGCCTGGACAGCGGTGCGGAAAAAAGTCCTGCCAAATCAGCAATCACCCAACTTGTAGGGATTAATAAAATCAGCTCGGGCGGCACTGTAGATACCAGCGCAGCCAAGTCTACAATTAATCAACGCGGCCAGAATAATAAAAATCTTACGTCAATTAGATGGGAGACAGTAACCCCAAAGCTTGCACAAGACATACTGCAAGCGGCATTCCTTGCAGTTATAACCTCAGTTCTTGCTCAAGCATTTTCCAATGTAGGCGATCTGACAAGAAATCTCAATTTAGTGATCGCCCGTACCGAGAATGCTAACACAGATGTAACGCATACAAGTGATACAGTAAGTACAATGTCAAAAAAAATTACAAAACATTTCTCTAAGGTTGAGGTCATCAGCAGATCCATTTATACCTCCATAACAGCAACGCTTGCGGCAGCAAGGGTTCAAGCGCTTATATTGGCCGCTAACGATATAAGACAAAAGTATGAGCCAGTTGGTGACGCGATAGAAAGAATGTATAAGGCGCTAGAAAAGTATCATATAGTGGCTTTGCACCCATTTCTTCCACCAGGAACAACACCTCCTCAGGATAAGAAGACAAATGATCCGGTCATTGAATACGCAGAACGAATAAAAAAAAGTAATCCGAATGATTTGCCACATCCTGCTTATATGGCTACTGCGATCGGCAGATATTTTGAAGCTGAAGCAATGGAGCGGCACTTCCCGGGCGTACTCCTTCATATGACCTCCTTTGTCTATTACACAAGAACTATCCAAGCAATTGTCAAAGCGCTGAACCCTTGGCCTGATCGATATGAATTTTACACACTTATGCCAAAGTCTCCACTAGAACTCTTTCGTTTTGGTAACTCCACGGACATTAAAGAATGGCGGGAGTTCCTGAAAGGCTACCATGAATTTCAGAATGAGCGAGTTGAAAACAAGAAAGGAGTATGGAGGAGATATTTTGCTTACAGTAAGAATCCGACACATCCCAAAGGTTTTATCACGCCAAGGGAAATAAAGAAAATCTTTGATATGGGATATGTACTTACAGAAAAGGATGGTTGGCTCCCCCGCATAGTGAACTCCGAAGATGAATATAACCAATATTTTCCGTCGGGACCCGAAGGGAAGGAGATCCAAAAAGACTTCTTAAAGGGTATTGATTTATCTTTGGGTGCAACCCTTGCCGGTAGGAGTGTTGCGCAGCTTCCTGAAGATAAAGGTTGGTGTAAACTTAAGGATGTACTTCTCACCTACCATGGTTTGAAAATAGATACAAGTCCTGAAGACCCTAAAATTAATCAGCGGTTTAGTTTTCGCTGTATGGATGATTGTGAAAAAGATTGTGTTGATAATAAAATTGTTATTGAAAGTCATCCCTACAAAAGAAATAGCGAAGGTAACAATCGGAGCAAACGCTCATTTGATTTTCCCACGGATTTCTTTGCAATCAGAGATCTTCAAACGAGTGAAGGTACACAATGGATATTCCTTATAGGACTCGATCAAGGTTCCAGTACATTGCAAAAGACAGATGCTAACTTGGCGTTCGCTCCAGTCTTGGATTTGGTTTCTATGGCTGCAGCTTCTTCTGGTTCTACAAACAATAACTCTGCAAGTGAAATTCGAAAGGTATTGGATAAAATATTTATTTCACCGCCAACTGACCATATTCTTAAGTACCACGACATCCTTACGTTTTCAGAAGATTCAAAATAATGAGCAATTAGTATGAATGGGGTAAATAGTATAGTGGGGTGGCAATATCCCGAGACAACCATCAGAATGCTCCTAGGTAGCGAAGCACCTAGGCTGCTGACAATTGATTTTGATTTTCCATGTACTTCTTCTTGTGATCTTAAATGCAAGTATTGCTTCGTAGAAACAGATGAGCGTGAACGCGTTGGGATTGTCACCAAACCCCAAGGCAAACTTAATGTAAGCCAGATGAAAAGGGTTTTCGCGGATGCTTCGGCGCTCGGGTGCAAGAGCGCCAAATTGGTAGGTGATCAGGAGCCTCTTCAGGAAAAGGCTTTGCTCGATTTTTTGGAGTACGCAAGCGAACAACTCGGGATGTGGATAGTTATGTTCACTAACGGCTTTGTCTTGGCAAATGAAGCGAAGTGCTAC belongs to Candidatus Chlorobium masyuteum and includes:
- the trpS gene encoding tryptophan--tRNA ligase, giving the protein MGTLRILSGMRPTGKLHLGHYTGALESWVEQQNQRNEAGERVYETCFLIADYHNLTTSLETGEIYTNTLDMLIDWLAAGVDPEKSPVFRQSQVKEHTELFLLFSMLITSSRLERNPTLKDQIRDLNMESLTYGHLGYPVLQAADILLYKGNVVPVGEDQLPHVEITREIARRFNNLYQHPILGEVFPEPAPKITKFSRLPGLDGKAKMSKSLGNTILLSDSLEEIAKKMRTAVTDTRKVRKNDPGHPEVCTVFSYHEKFAPEEQLSEIEAGCRSGSLGCVDCKKMCAANIAAELSPLVEKRAYYETHMELVKSILLEGEAKARAIARTTMQEVRTAMKLGEITC
- a CDS encoding 1,9-bis(guanidino)-5-aza-nonane synthase — encoded protein: MESGVRKEELLSAPVRHIDIKQLNIVPLIDQMNDTAFQARNLARAASILDLMQQDKECAVILTLAGSLISAGLKQVIIDMIDNHMVDAIVSTGANIVDQDFFEALGFRHYKGTPFIDDAILRDMHIDRIYDTYIDEDDLRVCDDTTAIIANSMKPGSYSSREFIVEMAKYIEANNHDKNSIVYKAYEKGVPIFCPAFSDCSAGFGLVHHQWHNPENHVAIDSVKDFRELTKIKIENDRTGIFMIGGGVPKNFTQDIVVAAEVLGYEDVSMHTYAVQITVADERDGALSGSTLKEASSWGKVDTVYEQMVFAEATIALPLIAGYAYHKRNWEGRKAKNFNAMLEG
- the fsa gene encoding fructose-6-phosphate aldolase → MKFFIDTANLDEIHAARELGVLDGVTTNPSLIAKIVGDPANFTYQDFKDHIARICDIVDGPVSAEVTTLKAQEMIIEGEDLAAIHDNVVVKCPLTIDGLQAIRHFSEKGIKTNATLVFSPNQALLAAKAGASYVSPFVGRLDDISTEGMTLVEQIVTIYDNYGYMTEVIVASVRHPQHVVDSALIGADIATIPFSVIRQLVNHPLTDLGLKKFMEDASVMKK
- a CDS encoding helix-turn-helix domain-containing protein, with the protein product MSKAGSKLIKSASQALTYARGEISEGFIAHVPEEVDVKSIRTRLGLTQPEFSLRFGFDVRAVQDWEQKRRQPDRSARILLTVIAHEPEAVSRALAH
- a CDS encoding Fic/DOC family protein gives rise to the protein MKNLLGLKSKKEIDDAEVAAYARAFQFTMHNFAADQQLSMADIDAIHQAFFGSIYSWAGRHRVVNLSKEGFTFPAARFLTQSLETFEETILKPNTPCSGTQEEVLAKTALVHLELLFIHPFREGNGRTARLVATLMAVQAGYNGFDWSVIEKRFDEYVSAIQKLNLVLMRDLLRNALLA
- a CDS encoding Fic family protein; this translates as MLTIRRKTSDSGAQSGAQSEAILKNLGTEPLSAAELAVALGLQSKTGAFKRTLQKLVESGQVEYTIPEKPTTRLQKYRLTEKGRRLLEELGKGGGQS